The DNA segment TTCACCTGCTCAATGTTGTTCGCCACGAAGAGCGAACCAGCCGGATTGCGACCTGTAGCCACCTACTCCATCGTAGCCCGGGATCCGGCCACCGGGCAACTGGGAGTGGCCGTACAATCGCACTGGTTCTCGGTGGGTTCTTTGGTGACCTGGGCCCGTGCTGGTGTGGGGGCTGTAGCAACCCAGTCCTTCGTGCTGGTCGATTATGGCCCCAATGGACTGGCGCTCATGGAAAGCGGCTCCACAGCCCCTGAGGCCCTGACCCGGCTCATTGCTGCAGATGAGGGCCGGGATGTGCGGCAGGTAGCCATGATTGATGCTGCCGGGAATGTGACCGCCCATACCGGCAAGCGGTGCATCGCAGCCGCCGGTCACTATATAGGAGACCATTTTTCCGTCCAGGCCAATCTCATGCTCAGCGAAGAGGTCTGGCCCTGCATGGCCGCAGCCTTTGAAACGACCACCGGGGATCTGGCTGCCCGCATGCTGGCCGCCCTGGAAGCTGCCGAGTCAGTCGGCGGCGATATCCGCGGTCGCCAGTCGGCAGCCATCCTCATCGTTTCCGGTGAAAATCAAGCGGAACCGTGGCAGGGTGTCGTTATGGAACTCCGGGTAGAGGATCACCCCGATCCCATCGGCGAGCTGCGGCGACTGGTCAAGGTGCACCGGGCTTATGAACACATGAACGCCGGCGACCTGGCGATAGAGCACGGCGACAATGAAGGTGCCCTGCGCGAATACGGCGCCGCCGAAGAACTGTTCCCCGATAACCTGGAAATGAAGTTCTGGCACGCGGTGGCGCTGGTCAATATGGGCCGGCTGGAAGAATCCTACCCGCTGTTCAGAACTATTTTCCGTCGGGATAAGAACTGGCGCAGCCTGCTGCCCCGACTGGTGCCCAGCGACCTCATTGAGCAGCAGGCCGTGGAAAAGGTTCTTAAGCAGGTGAAATAAGTCTAGCTGCCATCTAGTCTAGCTGCCGCTCGGCAAAGGTCTGGATCCCCTCCCAGACATGCTTCGGGTCGATGTGCGACTCGGCCACGATCTCCTCCACCGAGCCACCCGTGCGCCAGCGATTGTCCCAGTCCGGGGTCAGGGCGAAAGCCCGCAAGCGTCGGTTGCCCACCCAGTTGGACATCAGCCGGTAAGCCTGATTGGAAATTATCATGCTGTTGTCCCAGTCCCACGAGGAAAGGATCTTTTCCTGATAGGATTTGCTTTGAAGCACGAAGAGGCCGTAACTGATGGCGGCCACAATCTTCACATTGGGACCCTCCTCCTTGATCCGGGACAGGAGTGACAGCACACTGTTGGTGGCGCTGGTCCCCCGCACGATAAGCGTACCCACCTTAGGCTGCTCAGGATCGTAGTCTTTCATGATATAGGCCCCTTTGGCCGCCTCCAGGTGCGAAGGTATGCCCAGGGCTTCCCGGTCAGGGATAAAAATAGGAGGTCGCGTGAGGTGCAGGGCGATGATCGGCACCTCGGTCGTGAGGGCCGCCCCTAATACAGGGGCCACTTCGTTGTGCTCCCACGGATGCAGGCTGATTATCTGCCCATCGGGGAACAGCTGGGTAACACCCGGGGCAAAGATGCCGAAGTGGGTGCGGCTGTCTTCAGCGGTTTCAGGACCCGAATGGCCCGCAATCCACAGCAGGCGCCCTACCCTCAGATCGGAATCCTGGGCCAACTGGCTGAATAAACGCATGGGACCATACTTGAGGTAGGAAAAGGAGCCATACGTGCTACAGGTCCCATTAAAACCCTCGAAGTCCTCATAGGGATTCTTGGAAAAGTTGACGGTAGCCATGCCTGCCAGCAAACCTGCGTTGGTGAACTCGGTGATGGCTTGCGGTAGCAGCGCGCCCCGGGTGTGGGTGTCCCGGTGATACCACCCGAAGCCTTCAAAATCACCCCAATTCTTCGCGAAGCCGGAAATGTTGGTGGAGTCAGCCAGATCGGCGGAGGCCGCTATGAAAATAGGCACCCCGCAGCGTTCATGACTGAGCTTATTGATCCAGGCACCAAATTTGCCCAGGGCGGCCCGGTTGGGCGCCTTTTGTCCCGGCGCAACAAAAAGCTCCGGCGGATACTCCTCAACTTTCTTTAGCGCCTGCTTGGGTAGCTTGAATCTGGCCCCCGGAACGTAGTCTTCAAGCTCCTCCGGTACCGACTCACCCAATTCGACCAACCTCTCAGCCAGAAAATCCACCAGCTCCTGATTGTCCCGCATCACCGAAACGACTTTGCTCAGATGACTGGCGGTCTCCTCGCGGAATTGGCGATCACTAAAAGGACGCTGCTCTCCAAAATTCTCAAAGGTCACCCCGTACTTGTTGGCAAACTCCCTCCGACCCGCCCAGAAGAGCTCACTGTTGGCTTTATGCGGCACACCGTGTGATTTGTTGTCATAGACGCCGTACCCCCGACCCTTTCGGTTCCTGGTCCAGATCAGCTTGGGCTTGTCTTCACCGTTGGGGCTGTTAAGCAAGATGAAGGCCTTGGTGACCTCCACCCAATTCTCCCCCTGTTCCGTACCCACGACATGGAATCCGTAGGGCTGGAACCAGTCCACCGGGGTGCCTTTTATGACCGAGGAGAAGGGCCGGTCGTCAATACCGAAATCGTTCCAATCCAACACGTAGATCAGGTTTGTTAATCCCAGCCCATAGGCGGTATTCTTGGTCTCATGGGTAGCACCGGTGGAGAGCCCCCCCTCGCCTTCAAAGGCCCAGACCCTGACCTCCGGCACACCGGCCAATTTATAGGCCAGAGCCATACCGGCCGCAGAGGGCTGGCCATGACCGCTGGGCCCGGTGTTATACTTCAAAAACAGGGTCTTGCCACCCATCTCAGCATGGCCGGGCAGTCCCCCATTGCGCCGCAGAGTGAGCAAATCCTCCCAAACTAGGGCCCGCCGTTCGAAATCCCGCACCAGGTACTTGGGATTGTTGGTCTGTTCATACTTGATGCGCAGGGCCTCGTTATACACCGCCAGCATGGCATAGATGAGCGGAACGGTATGCCCGCCCACCAGAACGAAGCGGTCAGCAAAACGCTTGCTGGGATCGCGAATATCCCAGCGCATGGACCCTGAAAGAGTATTAACGATAAGCATATGAACCTTCGAGCGGGAGCCGCCGGGATGGCCGCTCTGCCGGTAGTTGAGCATGATGTCAATGAACTGATCTATGAGATCCTTGATAATCTCATAATACCCAAACTCCTGCTTCAATTGGATAAGGGGGTATGGTGTCGGCGGCCTCATGATGGGATCACTCCTAAATAAATGGGGGGCCCGTGAATGGGCTATGATGTTATTTCGGTCTGAAAATCCTTTTGAGCGCGTATGGATTGGGATATTGGCCGAAGGTCCCGCCCTATAGGCAAAATCTCGCGCAGAATCTGGCCGGTGTATGAACCCGGAGTTTGCGCCACCTCCTCCGGAGTGCCCTCCGCCACGACATAACCACCATCGTCACCACCTTCCGGACCAAGATCCACAATCCAGTCGGCAGTCTTGATCACGTCCATATTGTGCTCGATGATGACCACGGTATTGCCCTTGTCCACCAGCTGGTTGAGCACCTTCAGGAGCATTTCCACATCAGCAAAGTGGAGCCCGGTGGTAGGCTCGTCCAGAATATAAATGGTTCGGCCGGTGCCGGTGCGCGAAAGCTCCGCCGACAGCTTCACCCGTTGCGCCTCACCACCAGACAGCGTGGTGGCCTGCTGGCCCAACCGTAAATAGCCCAAACCCACATCGCAAAGTGTCTGAAGCTTACGCTCAATAGACGGAATATTCTTGAAAAATTCCAGGGCTTCACCACAAGACATATCCAGCACCTGGGCGATGTTCCGACCCTTGTAGGTCACCTCCAGTGTCTCACGATTATAGCGTTTACCCTTGCATTCCTCGCACCGCACATAGACGTCAGGCAGGAAATGCATCTCAATCTTGATAATGCCATCACCCTGGCAGGCCTCACAGCGACCGCCCTTTACGTTAAAGGAAAATCGCCCCGGCTTGTAGCCCCTGATCTTCGACTCGGGTAACTGGCTGAACAAGTCACGAATATGGGTGAAAACCCCGGTGTATGTGGCCGGATTGGAGCGCGGCGTCCGACCAATGGGTGACTGGTCGATGTCGATAACCTTATCCAGATAAAGTAAACCCTGTATCGCATCATATTTCAG comes from the Candidatus Neomarinimicrobiota bacterium genome and includes:
- a CDS encoding DUF1028 domain-containing protein yields the protein FTCSMLFATKSEPAGLRPVATYSIVARDPATGQLGVAVQSHWFSVGSLVTWARAGVGAVATQSFVLVDYGPNGLALMESGSTAPEALTRLIAADEGRDVRQVAMIDAAGNVTAHTGKRCIAAAGHYIGDHFSVQANLMLSEEVWPCMAAAFETTTGDLAARMLAALEAAESVGGDIRGRQSAAILIVSGENQAEPWQGVVMELRVEDHPDPIGELRRLVKVHRAYEHMNAGDLAIEHGDNEGALREYGAAEELFPDNLEMKFWHAVALVNMGRLEESYPLFRTIFRRDKNWRSLLPRLVPSDLIEQQAVEKVLKQVK
- a CDS encoding transketolase, producing MRPPTPYPLIQLKQEFGYYEIIKDLIDQFIDIMLNYRQSGHPGGSRSKVHMLIVNTLSGSMRWDIRDPSKRFADRFVLVGGHTVPLIYAMLAVYNEALRIKYEQTNNPKYLVRDFERRALVWEDLLTLRRNGGLPGHAEMGGKTLFLKYNTGPSGHGQPSAAGMALAYKLAGVPEVRVWAFEGEGGLSTGATHETKNTAYGLGLTNLIYVLDWNDFGIDDRPFSSVIKGTPVDWFQPYGFHVVGTEQGENWVEVTKAFILLNSPNGEDKPKLIWTRNRKGRGYGVYDNKSHGVPHKANSELFWAGRREFANKYGVTFENFGEQRPFSDRQFREETASHLSKVVSVMRDNQELVDFLAERLVELGESVPEELEDYVPGARFKLPKQALKKVEEYPPELFVAPGQKAPNRAALGKFGAWINKLSHERCGVPIFIAASADLADSTNISGFAKNWGDFEGFGWYHRDTHTRGALLPQAITEFTNAGLLAGMATVNFSKNPYEDFEGFNGTCSTYGSFSYLKYGPMRLFSQLAQDSDLRVGRLLWIAGHSGPETAEDSRTHFGIFAPGVTQLFPDGQIISLHPWEHNEVAPVLGAALTTEVPIIALHLTRPPIFIPDREALGIPSHLEAAKGAYIMKDYDPEQPKVGTLIVRGTSATNSVLSLLSRIKEEGPNVKIVAAISYGLFVLQSKSYQEKILSSWDWDNSMIISNQAYRLMSNWVGNRRLRAFALTPDWDNRWRTGGSVEEIVAESHIDPKHVWEGIQTFAERQLD